The following is a genomic window from Meriones unguiculatus strain TT.TT164.6M chromosome 7, Bangor_MerUng_6.1, whole genome shotgun sequence.
TCTATAGCCCAGGTGGGTCTCACAAACTCTTCAGTCTTCCAAGCTCTAGGACTGCGATTGTGTGTCACCATCTACTGCTATCTTAATCATTCTTAAAGATAGAGTTCAGCACTGTTAAATACATTATAACGTACAACTGTCACCCCCAGCCACATCACAACTTGTTTTCTCTGTCATTATGCAATAGTagctcccctccccctgcccagCCCTGGTAACCAAGGCCACCCTCATTTACTGAGGTGAAAAAAGCAGGGGGGGGAGGGGCTGAAATTCCAACTGTGTCTGACTGTGAGAGGAAATACAGTAACAACTGGGAAGGGGCAGAGAACAATGAGAAAAGTGGCAGCGCCATATGCCAccataagggctggagagaggtggGTCAGAGAGAAACCCAGGAGCCAGGATAACTCCAAGATCTCAGGCAGAAGAACTTGGCAACAGTGATACAGGAGGTAAAGGAGGCTGGGAAGGGGGCTTCCTGGAGCATATTGCATGTGGTCATGCTCCATTTGAGATGCCACTGGCTGGATAAGGAAGTTAGGCTGGGAACTTTTGAACCTTGGGGTCAGTTAAGATGATGTTTAAGTAAGGCCCTGGCCAACACTGGGAAGGGAGCAAGCACCCATGAGGAGGAGTCCCAGAAGGCTGAATCAACATAAGCAGGGAGGAGAATCTGCAAGGTGATGGACAGAGCTATAGCAAGCTATAGCAAGGACCTTAAGaacctcagagaggaagcagggaGCCTCACCACTCATGGCAGAACTATGATGGAGAACTATGGAACATCAGCTAAGTAGAGGATGCTGGCCATATTGTCAACAAACGATCTGGTTTCTCCCATGAGACagtgagaaaagggaaggaaccAGCATGGATGGAAATACTTAAAAAGACTTAAGCAAAATGCAAGGTATGGACCAGACACAGAACGATGGTTCTGAGGAATCAGGGGAGCTGGCACCTGGACAGGAATGAGGTGCTGCCATGGTATTCGGGAGCTCAAGTGTGAAGCACCTAAGGAAGAGCTGCAAGGCAAAGAACATAGAGCTTCACTTAAGAAGTTTctagcaggggctggagagatggttcagtggttaagagcactgtctgctcttccaatggtcatgagttcaattcccagcaaccacatggtggctcacaaccatctatcatgagttcaattcccagcaaccacatggtggctcacaaccatctataatgtgaaccgATTCCTTCTTCtgggcagatgtaaatgcagatagaacactcagatacataaaaaaaataaataaatctttaaaaaaaagtctctagcaaagagaaagcagggaaggaCCAACCTTGAGGCGATGCCAGAGGGCATCTGTGTGGGCTCGTTACTCCCTGGATTTTTTTTGCAGCTGGTTGTTTTTCCACAAGAAGTTTAAACATTAAGGAGCGGTGAACTCTTAAGGGCTGCTGAGCAGAAGAGCGGAAGGCTAAGATAGGACTCCTGAATTAAGCAAGATGGCAGTCACCGGTGATTTCCATCAGAGTAGATAAGAGTGGAGACAAAATCTAGCTGTGGTGGATTCCCATTGTCTAATGTTTGGAAATGATCACAGCAGCCTGAAGGCTACTCTTTTGAAGAATTTTGCTAACCACAGAACTAAAAGgagtggggggctggagagggaaggaggaagaggagttctttcacagatgcacacacacatggagtGGTAGCATACATAGGTCAAGCACCCATGTATGGTGGCTCAAGACATGGGCCAGAGAAGGGTGTTTGACTTCTACTAGGCCACATCACCAGGTCACCTGAGTGGGCTTCAAACGCTTGGAAGCATTAGGTCAGCATAGATAACTGAGTCTAAGCTGTCCTTAGGAAacgtgggggtgagggtgggaggggACAAGATGCTGCCCTACTGCATCCTGCTGGGCTGGAGCAGATGCTTTTGTGTAGCGGTGGGAACAGCATTCCCAGCAGGCTACTGATCGGTGTCTGCAGCCCCACTGCTCCAAGACCTGCCATCTGAGCTGAACAGAAAAGACTGCCCAGCTGAGAGCATGCAAAATCCAGCTGGTACCATCTTGCTACCAATCCATACTAAGAAACAGGAGCCCTCCCCCCACCAGGGCAGCTACCCCAGGCGAGCTACAGGCCCATTCCTGGAGTCCTGGAGCCTTAGAGAGAACTAACCACCTCCTCGGGCGATGGTCACTTTTCAGGCTGTGCTCTTCCATCATGTACCAGGCTGTCTTTATAGCCACTTTCCTGTAGGGTCCCCTACCCCAGACCCACGGACTATAGCTCTGGGGGAATAAGTGTGTTGCGTGTCACATCtgattattatttatgtttgtgttactgtgacaaaatgcttGACAGAAGCATCGcaggaggaaagatttattctGCCTCATGGTTTTAGAGAATCTGAGACCATCACAGCAGGAGGGCGTGGTAGAGTTCATGGCACTGGGTATGTGTCGTCGTGTGCTTCATATCATGATGGACCAGAAAGGGTGGAGCCAGAACCAGGGATCAGGCTCCCACCTTCAAAGGTCCACTCCTTAGTGCCCACTTTGACCAACCAGATCCCACCTTCTAAAGGTCCCACGGCCTTCAAAATAGTTACCACAGACTAGGCAACAAGCATTCAAAACTAAACCATTCAGATTCAAACCATAGCACTGACCACCCAAGCACAAATACAAGAGGAGGTTATTTCTCATTCAAAGTAAGTTCTAAGTGGGAGTTGGTGGAGGACTGGGAGCCTTCTCTAAGCAGCAACTTAGGGACAGAGCTCTTTTCACTCTCGTTCAGCAAATGACCTTCTAGGTCACGGTGAACTCTGCATTAAACTGGCAAATGACTGGACATGAGGTACATGTGGCTATCTGGAGATGGGCATGGTTGGTGTGGAACTGTCCCAGTATCCACACAGACTCCTGGCTATAACTGTCCCCTGCCCTACCTGTGTAAGGGAAGCTGGTTCAGGTTTGTGCCCAGAGTAAAGAACTGGATTTGATGGCCTCATAGCCAGTCTGGAGCCAAGATCCCAAGCTCCTCCACCACCATTGCCTCTGGCATTCCCTTTTCAGGCTTCTTTTTCCATCCACTCAGGCTTTGGCCCTACTGACCCTATGCCAGACCCCATCCTTCTCTGAGCGCCAGCACTCTATAGCTTCATCTGGCACGTGTCAAGGCCTACAAAAAGCTCAGCCATGGAGGGTCAGCGCACAGAATATGTTTATTTCTTGTGAGTTTACAGAACCACAGCGCAGAGCAATAAAGTGTGGGTGGCTGGGGATGGGAACGAGGGCCTCTCCCACTGTATTCTCTCCTGTTCTTCTGCCCAGGCACAGATCCACCTCAAGTGTTCAACACAGAGTTAGGGGCCCACAGCTGGAGGGTGGGGAGTGAACAGACAGGGTGGAGAGACAAGAGTCAGTCCTCCTAAAATAGGGTAGCAGGAAGAGTTCTACAACTCAGGGCCATATAGGATGAGGTCACTTCTCTTCCTTGCCCTACTAGCCTTCCATTTGGCTGGCCAGCTAGTTTCCCCCAAAAAAGGGTATTGGGGTGCTTCTGCCAGTAATGCTGACTCAAGAGCATAGGGGGTTTACTATGGGGCATCTGAGTAGCTGAGTCCCAGGGTGTCCACTGACCCTGAAGAACACTGTCTTCCCTGGTCCTCTTGCCTGAGATCCTCAGAAACACTAAAGCCACTCCTTCTCTTCATTTTTGGAAGGTAAACAACCCAGCAGGAAAATAGCAAAGAGACTGGGTAGGCAAGATGGAAGGTTCTAGAAGCCTAGTCACTTTACCATCACCTTGGTGGAGGCTTCTCTGAGAAGAATCCCATGCTACCTCACTAACCAAAACTCTGTTTTGCCACATGAGAGCTagccaggcatgcaggggtgcaTCTATGAGGATGAGGGAAGCCCAAAGGCCCCTCAGGCAGGAAAAACCACCTCTCTGTAGTTGATCTGGAGCTCTCTCCCATCTCTAGGATGGCCAAGAGGATGAGGACCAAAGTGCAGAGAagccctgggggaggggctgaggCTGCAACAGAGAGATCAACAGATGCACAGATGGATGGGGGCACTGGCTCGTCTCTTACTCCCCATTCCAGCCACGGCTCATGGCTTGCACCACAGCTCCATAGAGTTGGCTCCAGGCGGCCCGTGTCGCTGGTGTAAAGTCGGGACCCAGACACTTCTCCAGCATGTAGAGCAGGGACTCACCCACTGTCTGCAGAGGCAAGAGGCACCCAGTCATCcgaaggcaggaaggcagcatTCCATTTACAGGGGAGAAAGCTGAGGCCCTAGGCCAGGAAGGGAACACAGGATTTTCTTCTCTCTGGCAACAGTGCTCATGCTTTCTGAGCAGGCCCTAGGTTCACCCCGTGTCCTCCTTTCCCTCTACATGTGAAGACGTACAATGGATAATTGCAACCACCTCACAAGAGAGGCCTGTGCATTGCCTAGAACCTGTCCGCTCAGCCCCAACCAAGTCAGTGCTTGcagacctcagtttccccaaccTGCGAGGCAGTAGCCATGAGATTAAAACACCTATGCTGGCGAGCCAGGTAGGTGTGAGTTCAGATTGTGACCAACACACATGGTATCTGGATGACCTGGAGCAGTTTACCCTATCGCTCTGAGTCTCACCTGTTTCACGAGGAAAACAAAACTCCAGGTTCTGCAAACAGCTCTTAGGGCAGCAGCTGCACACAGTAGGCCTTATTGTTAATCGAGTGAAATGAGGTTTATTTATCCCACATATATTACTGAATATCCTGTAAGGAGTAGGCAGCGTGTAAATGCCCAGATGGAGAGGCAATCAAGACCATCCAGGCCCCCTTCTCACAGAGCTTTCCAACACTATCAGGGCTGGGGTCTCCTTGAGCCACACCTGGAGTATATCTGTAGTGGGGTCTGATCCCGTCTTTGACATGAGTTACCCTCCTGACGGGTTCTGGCCGGTGGGACATTAGTGACAGTGGTGCCAGCCGAGGCTTTATAAGCTCTTGCACACTGGGGCTTGTTTCTGGGTAGCAGCCTGAGTGGTAGTCCCTCCTTGCTGGGATTTAGCTAGCATGCGGAAGGCCTAAAAGCTCACAGTTCACCTTAGACACCCTAGCCCCAGTAGAGCTGGCCTCAACACAAGGATGACTCCAACCAGGCTCCAGAGAAAGGACTGCCCAGCTGAGTCCAGCCACAAGAACTCAGGACTTGCATTAAGGGAGGACAGGTGGAGTAGTTTGATACTTATAGATAATCAAATCAACTGATGCCAAGGGCTGCTGAGccttcatgtttttgttgttgtctttttttttttttttcccccaagacaaggtttctctgtgtagccctagctgtcctgaaattcactctgtagaccaggctggcctcaaactcacagagatctgcctgcctctgcctcccaagtgctgggattaaaggagtgtgccaccactgcccagctgcctTCATGGTTCTCTTTCATTAAAGAGAGCTCTGAGGCTCAGGGAGGTTAAGTTGGTGTCAGTCACATAACAGGGTGGCCTGGTCTGTTTCCGGTCATCTGAGGAACTGGAGCTGTGAGGTAGGGGAGCAAGGGGTTGGCACTGGGAGAGAGGGGCAGCCACAGGTCTGGGGCTCAGAAGAAAGTATCCTGCTACCCACCGAGAAGGAGCAGAGACTCACTCCCACGGCCCGGTGCTTTCTGCCCAAGCCGGCCAGGTACTCCCCCAGTGAAGACAGGTCCTCCACATTGGTCACTGCAGCATCAATCACTAGCATCAcctgccaaggacacagaggGCACAGCACAGTCCTACCTGCTTACCACCACAGACTAGAACCCAGCCTTCTCCACAAGGGAGGCTTTCAGAACGCTGCTGTCCAGGATCAGAGGTGGCAGGCCAGGGTCTGTGTACAGTAGGTGTTCAGTCTGTGCTGACTCCACTAACTGATATTATTCACCGATGAAGCCCTCCTCTTTTGAGGATCTCCAAACCTCTCACATACCTGCAGAACAATATTGCCTGCACAGGAAAGGGTAAACTGAAGTGCTGTGAGGATCACAAGCCCAGCTTCGTGGCTCCCAAATGGCCAAGATCCGCCAATATAATCCATGGAAGCCTGAGAGCAATTTACCTGGCTGGGTCCCGATGGCTTGACAACAGGGTGGAGGAGGATGCTGGGTCCAgagaatgatgtgtgtgtgtgtgtgtgtgtttgtacaaaaCTTGTGTATGTGTCCTTATCTCAAGTTCCTCCTCCTTTACCAAGACAATGTTCTGCAGATCTGAGGCCTCGTGGCTCTGCCTCCCTCACCTTCCTAATGTGGTCCAGAAATTCTGGGGAGGAGAGGCAGTCCTCGGGGCTGGAGAACTGGCGGCCGTTGTACTGgaagagaggcagcaggctgggTTCCAGGGCAAAGAGCCTGTGGGTTGAGAGCAGGGGTCATCAGCACAGGGAGTGGCAGCCGAAGCAgaccctggctggcaggaagaaAGCCACAGTACACTCCCAACCTAGCACTCCCAGCTTAGTCAGCGTCCCCTCATGCCCGTCTCTGGACGCCCTCCAGAGGACACTGTGGACCCAGCCCCTCACATTGCCTGGCAGACAGCAGCCCCTCCCTAAACAATTGAGGGCTGAGTTTGGGACGGGAAGAATCTCAACCAAAATCTAGGGGGAAACTTCCCTTTTGGATCAAAACTTCCCAGTGTACCTCGTTGTATCTGAGGAGGCCTAGAAGGGTAACGACATCAAGAACACACTCCTTGAACTACCGAGCACTGAGCATTTCACTTGTGGTTGACTGCAGTTGTATAGCCCTCTTACTTTTACCCAGTGGGTTCAGAGAAGGGAAACAGATGCCCAGAGAGGCTAAGAAAGCTGCCTTACACAGTAAAGCCACAATGGATACCAGAGTTGGGGAAGATGAGTTTAGAATATAGAAATTTTCAGCCTCACTGAGGAGAGCTTTCATTTTTGTGTAACTCTTTTGTGAGACTGAATTTATTCCCCTTCCATTCGGGAGAGGTTTAGCAAAAGTTCTGTTCCGAAGTTTTGGACTGGCCTCGGTAGctgtgatgagggagggagcatggccCTTTGGTGACAGCGGAGCCTGAGGTGAGGCTGAAAATCAGCCTCCCTTCTCTGTGAGGCCtgcaccctctctctctcagtgcCCATTGGTGAGACTGGACTCCTGCCACCCCTCTCCTGGAGCATCTCTAGTTCTAAGCCTGTGCTTTCTCTGAAGGGTTCATCTTGCTGGTGGCTGAGCTTTCCTGGGCCTCCTTCCACTCCAGGGTGGGTGGACAGGTGTGGGAGCCCATCCCACCCATCCAGGTGCCTGCACACCCCAGCTGGCCTTCAGGTCACTCATCTCCTCCTACCTGCCCCGGCTCGTGGGCGGCCCTGTAGTCACTACCTACAGGACACGGAGACAGCACAGGAAAGAGTAGGGGACACTGCTTCGGATGTGAGCCGCTATCTGGGAAGAGTCGATGAGGCAGCACCACCTGTCGCTGCGCACACACCCCTCTCCCTGGAACACCCATGCAAGCCGGCCCTCCTCCGTGATCCAGAAAGCCTCGAACCCACTGCTTCCAGGCACCCCTCCACTTGCACCCCAGTGCCCCCCGCAGCTCTCACCTGGCGAACAGGACAGTGCCGTGCTCCACAGGGCTGCGGCTCACCGCCAGCCAGCTCTGCCGGATCAGCTCTGGTTCTGGGCGCTCCATGTTCTCTCTCCCTGGAGAAACGCGGGGCGCAGGGATGGGACCCTCGGGGCGTGGGCGTCCTCACCGCACGTGCAGCGCCATCTCCGCGGAGACAAGGGAGAGCCCCCCTCCCCGCCCGGTGCCTTAGTTGGGCGGGGCCCAGCAACTGCGCCTTTGCTGGTCCAGCCCAGAGGATGCACACCGCCAGCTTGGCCCAGGGCGCTTCCGGGGACCCCTCTCGGGCTGCTGCGCCCTGCGAGCCCTGAAGCTCACAGAGAACCGCCCTTTAAAGCTACGGTGGCTCCCACTCGCTCCTGCCCGGGGAGGTTTGAGCGCTCCCTCTGCGCCCGCCTTAGACAGGGACTACCCGAGGTCTGGGAAATGTCCAGGCTTCAGAGCCTTACAGAAATTGCCAAGCCTCTCGGCTTGTTTCACTCTTGAAAACTAGTGATGTGACTACTTATCTGGGCTGGCTTGTGGCACAAACCTATAATCTCAGAATTAGAAGCCGAAAATTGAGAGGGTTAAGCCACCCTGAGCTACATAAGTTGCCCCATTTCCTCTCCCGTAATAAGTAAATAACCACTTCATATTTTTACTGAAGAGCCCGGAGGCCCAAAGTTCAAGGTCCCACCTCTCTACCAGAAAACTCTTGGGCTTGccatctcctgtgctcatggtcTTTGCTCACAATCTCTGACTGCTGTCTTTCCTAGAGTTCAGCTAGGGGGACCCACGTCACCAAACTGGTCTGTCTGTCCTTTGCTCAAGCCCTGGGTCTGACTGGGGCACGTGGCACAACTTTGAGCCTACCAAAGCTCTCGGTTTAAGGGGCTGGAGGCCAAACCACAGCCCTTTTGAGCCAAGTGTGGACTTCAGTCTCAGGCCTGCTGGATCAGAATGAATGCCCCTCTCCAACCCCCGCCCCAGGTACCCCAGAACAGTAACTAGTAATGTATTACCTACACATACTTGGAGTTAAAATCAAGTTCTGCCATCTCACCATCTACTGAAATGGTGACAAAAACCCCAAGCAAAAGAACCTCTATAaccctccaaaacaaaaacaaagaaaccaggggctagggagatgatTCTGTGGGCATCCTTGCCCTTTGCTCTTAGATTGAGTATGGGGACCTGGGCTCAATCCACAgcactcaaaaagaaaacaaacaaaagcaaataaacaaaacatccaggtgtggtggtacctctaatcccagcacttgggaggcagaggcaggaggatctttgtgagttccagaccagcctgttctacctagtgagttctaggacagcagagctacacagagaacccctgtctcaaaagggaAAAGGCCAGGTGACTGGAATattagcactgggaaggcagaaaaCTGTAGGATTTCTGGGGCTAGCAAGCCAGTTCAgtgggctccaggttcagtgagactgtctcaaaaacttagTTGGAGTGACTAAGGAAGACACATAAAATACTGTTTTCTACAAGTAGTTCAGGTGAGTCACATGCTGCTATTCAGAATGTGCCGCTTGATCGCTCTCCTTCAGGAAGGGGAGTTCTTTGGCCCCAGCCCAGCTGCAGTGGCTCAGGCACTGGAGAACACGCTTCCTTCATCTTTCACTGTTTTTGAGTCTCCTCTGTTTCCTCAAACTGTTAAGGGTTTGAGCAGCATGGCCGCCAGAGTCCTTTGTTGTATGGGTACAAATCAGTGTCCCTGATCTTCAGTTATGAAGAGACTGTGGCCCTGTGGGCAGCCCCATGCTTGATGTGGGGTGCGCAGTTCGTGTCTTCTGGAACTTCTGCAGATAGAACTTCTATCCTGCTCTATGAAAGCATCTACTCACCCTCTCCTGTGTGATGTTTGGGCACAACCTGTTCTActcttctccatctctctgtgtatctctgagtCCCTGGACTGGAGCGGGAGAGTAAACACTTTGGAGCAGTCTGGCAAAAGGCCTGTGTCCTAATGAGTTCTGAAGACCTCAAGCAAGAGCACAAAAGGTCGTCTACGCCTTCTGCCGTCGACCTTGCTGGTCTGCACCCTCTACTCTACTCCACTTGTACTTCCTTGGAAGTCCTCACTCAGGACccttcttgtctcttctcttgaCAGCAGCCAAGGTCTGAAGGGTTCATGGGAGTAATGGACTCTTATGCCCTATGTGGAGCAACCAATACCCAAACCCACAACTCCTCTTTGTCGTCCCAGAGCCAGAGGTGACAGGACATTGTGTGCTCCAATCTCTGCTCCCCTTGGGGAAAGGCCTGAGGATCTAGCATAGTTACGGTGAGGTGCCCCAAACACCGGTGGTTTTGAGGGGCCAGAgaggttctctcttccctatGGGCCATGCAGAAGGCTAAAATTCTAGAACAATTCAAGTGTTCTCTAGTGAGGACTGTCAATGTATCGTTAACATGTCCAGGCACTGTGACCATGAGCTGTATCCTCCTAACAGCCCTGTGCAGGATATGCTCTTTATTATACTCTCATCATAAGAGGTGAGGAAACGGGAGGCAAGGAAGTTAGCTGGCCCAGTCacagagttaaaaacaaacaaataaaaaaacaaaatggagggGCCAGAGTTTGACCTCAGGTCTGATAATCTGGCTCACTTTCTCCAAGGCCTCCCACAAATTAATAGACCACAACCAAGAGCCAGGTCCATAGTTCAGACTGAGCCAAGGTCTGAGTCAGAGTGTGCTGTGGCCAGCTTATACAGCGTTAGCGCTGACTATGAATCTGTTCTCAGCTTCTCATTTGGTGACATCAAGTTAGTAGCTTGAATCAAACCACACAGGAAGTGTCTGCACCATGGACATTGGCAAATGCTACAAACGAGGGTTTAGTTTTGCCCCCATAGAAAACCTGTTATTAAATATTTACCTCTACTGGTTTGCATACCCCTGGGGGAACCCAGAAAGCCTGCTGCCCTAGCTGAGCTATGAATGCACTATGCAGAATGGACATCAGGCTGAACTACACCACTTTCCAGCTGCGCCCCAGCCTCATCTCAGTGTCCAGGGCCACCAGGCTACTCCAGGCAGGCGCTTCCAGCCCAGAA
Proteins encoded in this region:
- the Ngb gene encoding neuroglobin, with protein sequence MERPEPELIRQSWLAVSRSPVEHGTVLFARLFALEPSLLPLFQYNGRQFSSPEDCLSSPEFLDHIRKVMLVIDAAVTNVEDLSSLGEYLAGLGRKHRAVGVSLCSFSTVGESLLYMLEKCLGPDFTPATRAAWSQLYGAVVQAMSRGWNGE